The genomic segment CAATGTTCAGTGCCAAGCTATAGTAAAGGTTCACGGGGTCTTTCCGTCTAGGTGCGGGTACACAGCATCTTCACTGCGATTTCAATTTCACTGAGTCTCGGGTGGAGACAGCGTGGCCATGGTTACACCATTCGTGCAGGTCGGAACTTACCCGACAAGGAATTTCGCTACCTTAGGACCGTTATAGTTACGGCCGCCGTTTACCGGGGCTTCGATCAAGAGCTTCGCTTGCGCTAACCCCATCAATTAACCTTCCGGCACCGGGCAGGTGTCACACCGTATACGTCATCTTTCGATTTAGCACAGTGCTGTGTTTTTAATAAACAGTCCCAGCCACCTTTTCACTGCGGCCGCCATTCGCTTAGAGAGCAAGTCTCATCACAAACAGCGGCGTACCTTCTCCCGAAGTTACGGTACGATTTTGCCGAGTTCCTTCACCCGAGTTCTCTCAAGCGCCTTAGTATTCTCTACCTGACCACCTGTGTCGGTTTGGGGTACGGTTCGATATATCATAAGTTTAGAGGCTTTTCCTGGAAGCAGGGTATTTGCAACTTCAACTCCGTAGAGTCTCGTCTCGTGTCTCAGGCATGTAGAAGTCCGGATTTACCTAAACTTCAACCCTACACACTTTCACATAGACAACCAACGCTATGCTTGCATAACCTTCTCCGTCCCCCATCACTGATATACCAAGTACGGAAATATTAATCCGTTTCCCATCGACTACGCATTTCTGCCTCGCCTTAGGGGCCGACTTACCCTGCCCTGATTAGCATGGGACAGGAAACCTTGGTCTTCCGGCGTGCGGGTTTTTCACCCGCATTATCGTTACTCATGTCAGCATTCGCACTTGTGATATGTCCAGCAAACCTCTCAGTTCACCTTCAGCCACTTACACAACGCTCCCCTACCACGCATAGTAAACTATGCGTCCGCAGCTTCGGTATATTGCTTAGCCCCGTTACATCTTCCGCGCAGGCCGACTCGACTAGTGAGCTATTACGCTTTCTTTAAAGGGTGGCTGCTTCTAAGCCAACCTCCTAGCTGTCTTAGCCTTCCCACATCGTTTCCCACTTAGCAATAATTTTGGGACCTTAGCTGGCGGTCTGGGTTGTTTCCCTCTTCACGACGGACGTTAGCACCCGCCGTGTGTCTCCCGGATAGTACTCACTGGTATTCGGAGTTTGCAAAGGGTTGGTAAGTCGGGATGACCCCCTAGCCTTAACAGTGCTCTACCCCCAGTGGTATTCGTCCGAGGCGCTACCTAAATAGCTTTCGGGGAGAACCAGCTATCTCCCGGTTTGATTGGCCTTTCACCCCCAGCCACAAGTCATCCGCTAACTTTTCAACGTTAGTCGGTTCGGTCCTCCAGTTGATGTTACTCAACCTTCAACCTGCCCATGGCTAGATCACCGGGTTTCGGGTCTATACCTTGCAACTAAAACGCGCAGTTAACACTCGCTTTCGCTACGGCTCCCCTATTCGGTTAACCTTGCTACAAAATATAAGTCGCTGACCCATTATACAAAAGGTACGCAGTCACAGAACAAGTCTGCTCCCACTGCTTGTACGTATACGGTTTCAGGTTCTATTTCACTCCCCTCACAGGGGTTCTTTTCGCCTTTCCCTCACGGTACTAGTTCACTATCGGTCAGTTAGGAGTATTTAGCCTTGGAGGATGGTCCCCCCATATTCAGTCAAGATAACACGTGTCCCGACCTACTCGATTTCACTTAAAATTCGCGTTCGTGTACAGGGCTATCACCTTGTATCGCTGTGCTTTCCAACACATTCCACTCGCTTATAATTAGCTTAAGGGCTAATCCCCGTTCGCTCGCCGCTACTAGGGGAATCTCGGTTGATTTCTTTTCCTAAGGGTACTTAGATGTTTCAGTTCCCCTCGTTTGCCTCATAACGCTATGTATTCACGTTACAATACCGCCGAAGCGGTGGGTTTCCCCATTCGGATATTTGTGGATCAAAGCATTTTGTCGGCTCCCCACAACTTTTCGCAGACTTACACGTCCTTCATCGCCTCTAACTGCCTAGGCATCCACCGTATACGCTTAGTCACTTAACCATACAACCCCAAATAACCTTCAATATTTGACGTATAGACACAAGGCCTACTCTGTATGCGTGACAAGTATTCATTTTCAAATCAGATAGAGTAAGCTCTTAAAGAGTTCTCTTAGTTTTGATTACTTTTATCAGCTTTCCATATTGTTAAAGAACATTGTGTTTGCGTTTACACGCATTCACGTAGGGTTTAAAAAACCCTAATCAATAGATACTGCGTCAGTACACATTGATTAAGGCTAATCTTCCTTCGAGCAAAAATCACTTTCTTAGAAAGTGGTGGAGCTAAGCAGGATCGAACTGCTGACCTCCTGCGTGCAAGGCAGGCGCTCTCCCAGCTGAGCTATAGCCCCTCAAAAAAATCATTGAGGATTTTCATCTTCGGCCAGTTCGTATTTAGGCTAGGCGGAGACCGAGTACGTTTAGCCTGCTAAACGACGAGGTGTCCAACACCGCATAAATGCGAAATGGTAGGCTTGGGCAGACTTGAACTGCCGACCTCACCCTTATCAGGGGTGCGCTCTAACCAGCTGAGCTACAAGCCTCTTGCTCGGTCTTTGTCATTGATACTGCCTTGCTACAGAATTTGCTTGGTCATTAACAGACGTTAACTCCCGGCGACAAATTCTTCGCGGCGTTGTCTCAATAACAAATCCACTTCGCAATCTTCTTTCGAACATTGCGACAAGTTGCTTGAATATCCCAAGCACTTCTTTTTTGCTCTTCTTTACTAACAACAAAACAATCTGTGTGAACACTCAGCCTGATGAGGCCGACCTAATAGTAAGGAGGTGATCCAACCCCAGGTTCCCCTAGGGTTACCTTGTTACGACTTCACCCCAGTCATGAATCACAAAGTGGTAACCGTCCTCCCGAAGGTTAAACTAGCTACTTCTTTTGCAACCCACTCCCATGGTGTGACGGGCGGTGTGTACAAGGCCCGGGAACGTATTCACCGCAACATTCTGATTTGCGATTACTAGCGATTCCGACTTCATGGAGTCGAGTTGCAGACTCCAATCCGGACTACGACGAGCTTTAAGGGATCCGCTTACTCTCGCAAGTTTGCTTCCCTCTGTACTCGCCATTGTAGCACGTGTGTAGCCCTACTCGTAAGGGCCATGATGACTTGACGTCGTCCCCACCTTCCTCCGGTTTGTCACCGGCAGTCTCCTTAGAGTGCCCAACTTAAGGCTGGCAACTAAGGACAGGGGTTGCGCTCGTTGCGGGACTTAACCCAACATCTCACGACACGAGCTGACGACAGCCATGCAGCACCTGTATCTAGATTCCCGAAGGCACCAATTCATCTCTGAAAAGTTTCTAGTATGTCAAGAGTAGGTAAGGTTCTTCGCGTTGCATCGAATTAAACCACATGCTCCACCGCTTGTGCGGGCCCCCGTCAATTCATTTGAGTTTTAACCTTGCGGCCGTACTCCCCAGGCGGTCTACTTATCGCGTTAGCTTCGCTACTCACGGATTAAATCCACAAACAGCTAGTAGACAGCGTTTACGGTGTGGACTACCAGGGTATCTAATCCTGTTCGCTACCCACACTTTCGCACATGAGCGTCAGTTACTGACCAGGGAGTCGCCTTCGCCACTGATGTTCCTCCAGATATCTACGCATTTCACCGCTACACCTGGAATTCCACTCCCCTCTCCAAAACTCTAGCCTGCCAGTTCTAAATGCAATTCCCAGGTTGAGCCCAGGGCTTTCACATCTAGCTTAACAAACCGCCTGCGTGCGCTTTACGCCCAGTAATTCCGATTAACGCTCGGACCCTCCGTATTACCGCGGCTGCTGGCACGGAGTTAGCCGGTCCTTCTTCTGTTGCTAACGTCACAGCTGATGGGTATTAACCATCAACCTTTCCTCACAACTGAAAGTGCTTTACAACCCGAAGGCCTTCTTCACACACGCGGCATGGCTGCATCAGGGTTTCCCCCATTGTGCAATATTCCCCACTGCTGCCTCCCGTAGGAGTCTGGACCGTGTCTCAGTTCCAGTGTGGCTGATCTTCCTCTCAGAACAGCTAGAGATCGTCGCCTTGGTGAGCCTTTACCTCACCAACAAGCTAATCTCGCTTAGGCTACTCTTTGCGCGGGAGCCGAAGCCCCCTTTGGTCCGAAGACGTTATGCGGTATTAGCCATCGTTTCCAATGGTTATCCCCCACACAAAGGCATATTCCTAAGTATTACTCACCCGTCCGCCACTCGTCATCTTCTAGCAAGCTAGAAATGTTACCGTTCGACTTGCATGTGTTAGGCCTGCCGCCAGCGTTCAATCTGAGCCATGATCAAACTCTTCAATTAAATATTTATCGAACATGAATTTTTTTTGGTAGACACTCATCAAGTGAGTGTCCACACAGATTGTCTTGTTATTAATTGTTAAAGAACATTTGCTGCCAAAGCAGCGTGCTTCCTTAGAAGCGGCTTAAGATGCTGTCCGTGGACCCTCTCAAGCGGGAGGCGTATAATACGCTCTCAATCTTCGATGTCAAGGTGTTATTTTTATTTAATTTTAAATCAATTTTTGAAGCGAATCGAAAACTGAAAAATCAAACTAAACCGCCCTGCATCACGCTGATTGAACACTTTTAAAAAGTCTTAAATCACCTGGAAAATCCAGTGTCGTTTCAGCTGTTTTAGCGGCTGCCCCGAAGCGAGATGCGCATTATAGAGATCCAAAGTTTGATCGCAAGTGTTTATTTTAAAAAAGTGTTCAAACGAACACTTTATGTACACCTAGCTGAAAATACAGGCTACCTGAGGTTTTTTAAAACAGAAAAAGATAGTAGAAAGTTGGTTTGCGGCGATCTGGTAGTGCTTTTTGCTTGATCTGCACGCACTTTAAGCAATAGATGACGAAGAAAAAAGCATGGATTTAATTTTCTTGCCGTTACGTGGAGACAGGCAGATCTTTTATCGCTAGTAATAATGATAACCATAAAGGGAACGAATGTACGTGAACAAAGAACTGTAACAGCGATACGCGCTCTAATTAGTCGTTTATTTTATGCTTATTCAACTTAGTTAGTTTCGCTATTCGTTAACTTCTTTACGGCACACAGTTAAAAGAATATAAATATTAACCTTGGTCATTCCTTGTCAGCAACACGTACTCCCTATAATGCTCAAGCTGCATAATGCAAGCTGCTTCTCTCGCTCAGGCTGTTTTAATTTTCTTACTTAGGAAGCACGCAGAAGACTCCCATTTTAGTCAATAAATTCAATCAATTAGAATCAGAAGAATAGCGGAAGGTAAAAAACCACTCCCAAAGGTACAGTGTTAACTTCGATTAACCCTTTATTCAGTATCGAGTCATTAAGTGGCATTTACTCTTTGCCATATTGAGGACATACAAGGAGCTAACATGAAAACATTTTTACTTTTGCACATCGCTTTACTTTGCGCTCTGGGCTACGTAAGTCAAAGCATATTTTTTGGCCCGGTAGGAGACATCCTATTTATTGTCGCTAGTGTGATATGTGTTCCTATCGCCAGTGCATACGCTTTGAAGTGTTATTTCAGTCTTACTTCTATGCGTCAGCGCAATCACAGATTGCAATAAGGTTTGCCCGTTTTACATTTTGTTCTGGCCTAACCTTACTCTAGGTATTCGCACTCAAAGTAAAAGCGCTTTGCGTTCCTCTTGAATTTATTGCCCATCTACGCGCTATCTAAAGCGCGTTTTTTATTTTAGCCATAATAAAATTAATATTATTCGTCGCTCTAACACATCTGTCGCGTAAACAACTTTGATTCCACGTCAAAGACACCAACCCAAAAAACGCACAAAAAATCATATAAAACAATAACATAAAAACGGAAGGTTAGCAGAAGGTATCATAGACATTAGTCTAATACAGTTTGTCCATCGCACAACAACATAAATAGTTGGAACGGAAGCAAGATGGCAAACTCAAATAAAAATAACGAAAAAAATGCTAAATCATCATCGCTGTTAGACACTTTCTCATTACCACTGGTCAATGAAAAAATGAACGCCTTTAGTAGAATGGCAAACGTCATTGCTGAGGCGATCTTTATTGTCAATGATGAAGGGGTTATAGAAATGATAAACCCTTTAGGCGCAAAATTTTTTGGGGCCCCCCAAGAAGCTTTAGTTGGACAAAAATGGTTTTCCTTTTTACACGAACGTTATCGTGAACAGTATGAGTACCTTTTTCTCAACTGGAACCAGAATATAGAGCTCCCTTTGAGTCATGGCCCTAAAGAAGTGCTAGTCGAACGCGCTGATCGCACTTGGCTAGAAGTTGATTTATCCGTCTCGTGCTTACCAGCATCTATCACGGAGTCAGCCCCCTTTTATGTTGGCGTAATGCATAGCTTAACTAAACATAAGTCTGAGTATGGTGAATTGCGTAGGCTTGCTTCTACTGATCATTTAACTGGATTAGCTAATCGGCATAATCTAGAGAAGACCTTACAAAAAAGTTGGCTTGAATGTTTAAACACAGATCAAGCGATTAGCCTTATTCTTATCGACGTAGATTATTTTAAACTGTTTAACGATCAGTACGGTCATGTCAATGGTGACAAGTGCTTGCAGAAAATAGCAAAAACCATAGAGCAATGCTTACCGGCTAACGACTGCATGGCCGCGCGCTACGGAGGTGAAGAGTTTGCCGTGATCCTACCGCGCTTGCCTTCTGTCAGTGCTGAGATCGTCGCCAAGGATATTCAAAACCAAATCAACATACTCAAGTTTAGCGAATTGGGTTTACCATCAACCTTTAGGGTAAGTGTTAGTCAAGGTATAGCAACAGAATTCGGTGGGCGGTACCGCACTTCTGAAGCACTTATTTGTGCCGCAGATACCGCGTTATATCGGGCTAAGTCTGAAGGGCGCAATAGGATTAGTATCAGCCTTTAAAAGAGCCATGTGCTTTGCTTTGTGAAGCAACATGAAATGCGCGCTTGCCCAATACTAGGACCAAAACAGCCACCAGCATTAAAAGCGCGCTAAAACTGAATAGCTGAGCAACCGGAAAGTACTCGACCACCGCGCCGCTGACAAAGCCCGCCAGCAACATCCCAAAAGCAAATGCATTTTGATAGAGCACCGCACCAAAGGTAGGTCGGCTAGGAAAGAGCCCTTGCAATAGATTCACCCCCAGACCAGCCATGAAGCTATACAAGATTGCTTTGAGTGCCTGCAAAGTAAACAAATAAAACATGCTCTGACTAAAAGGCAGTAAAATAAAAAAAGCGATGCCACAAGCGCTTGCAGCCATAAAAAGCTGATGATAAGAAAAACGTGATAGCAAATTAACACAGCGCACGATAAGCGCCACTTCCAATAAAGCGGCAACCATAAAAATCGTCCCCACTAAACTAACTGGTAATGACTGTTTTACAAAATACACTGGGAGCAAGTGCTGATATAAGGTGATAGCAAAACTAACCACAGCGAAAAACAACGCTGGCACAAAGAGGCGCCAGTGCCATTTACCCTCATGCTGAAAGATTCTGTTCACATCATTCGCTGCATTAGCCATATCCCGTTTTTCCACTACATCATACTTGTGCGGCATAGCAGAAACAGCTGATGTATTACCTGTAGGTAAAATGAAAAATACGCCTGCCAACAAGGGTAATAACGCACTTAGCAAGTAGAAAAACAAACTAAATCCGATGTATTCGACAAGATAAAACGCAATTCCGGGGCATACCACCCAAGCAGCACTGACAGTCGCCATTAAGCGTGCATTGACTTGATGGACTTTTACACCTGAAAAATAGCGAAAGGCTTCCCCCATCAATAATGATGTTGAGGCGTGAAATGGAGCAAACAGAGTCAGAATCACAAAACACGCCAATGCATAATTTTTCGTATTGGCTAATACTAATAATGCAACGAACGCTATAAAGCTGATAGCCAACAACCCGACTTTATGTTTCCCGAATCGCTCTACAATACGTGCAATGACAAAAGCATAAACAATACTACTTAGGGCATACCCCCCTAATAATGCACTCAACTCTGTTGCCGTTGCATCCAAGTAGCGGTAGGCATACAAAGACAGTACCGGCATCAAACTGGCCATTACACAAGCATTCAAAAAGCCCGCTAAATAATAACGACTGTCTTTGTTTATGATGCTCACGATATGACTCACTTTCAATACAGCTATATTTCTATTAGAGATAAAATATTTATGCTTGCCAACATAGTCAGGAGTAGCCCAATCCTGTCGTGGTGCATCATTGAGCATTGTACGGTAAAAATATAAAACCTATAACACATTGTTTATTATGATTTTTAACTTATATTGTAGGCTAAAATAGCCCCCTAAAAAGTCAATTATCAGCCAAATTAGCAACACAAAATTAAACTATTCGCGTTATTACGCGTAACAGATATATAACGTTTAGAACTAAAATAAGCCAATTGCTTGGAATATTAGTGCAATAAAAATCACAGCTGATAGGTCTCTTGGGACAGATTCATTTTTAAAGGGAAAAAACATGTCGACTTTATCCCACAGTTTGTTTGTTAGCGCGAGTGTAGCGATGGCATTCACTGTGAACGCCCAAGAGAAGACTCGCTCTGTTGAGCAAGAAGGTCTTCAGGACAACAACTTAGAGCACGTCACCGTCACAGGTTCAGCTCAGCCAGCTCTGGTTATGTCACCTA from the Paraglaciecola mesophila genome contains:
- a CDS encoding GGDEF domain-containing protein, producing MANSNKNNEKNAKSSSLLDTFSLPLVNEKMNAFSRMANVIAEAIFIVNDEGVIEMINPLGAKFFGAPQEALVGQKWFSFLHERYREQYEYLFLNWNQNIELPLSHGPKEVLVERADRTWLEVDLSVSCLPASITESAPFYVGVMHSLTKHKSEYGELRRLASTDHLTGLANRHNLEKTLQKSWLECLNTDQAISLILIDVDYFKLFNDQYGHVNGDKCLQKIAKTIEQCLPANDCMAARYGGEEFAVILPRLPSVSAEIVAKDIQNQINILKFSELGLPSTFRVSVSQGIATEFGGRYRTSEALICAADTALYRAKSEGRNRISISL
- a CDS encoding MFS transporter gives rise to the protein MNKDSRYYLAGFLNACVMASLMPVLSLYAYRYLDATATELSALLGGYALSSIVYAFVIARIVERFGKHKVGLLAISFIAFVALLVLANTKNYALACFVILTLFAPFHASTSLLMGEAFRYFSGVKVHQVNARLMATVSAAWVVCPGIAFYLVEYIGFSLFFYLLSALLPLLAGVFFILPTGNTSAVSAMPHKYDVVEKRDMANAANDVNRIFQHEGKWHWRLFVPALFFAVVSFAITLYQHLLPVYFVKQSLPVSLVGTIFMVAALLEVALIVRCVNLLSRFSYHQLFMAASACGIAFFILLPFSQSMFYLFTLQALKAILYSFMAGLGVNLLQGLFPSRPTFGAVLYQNAFAFGMLLAGFVSGAVVEYFPVAQLFSFSALLMLVAVLVLVLGKRAFHVASQSKAHGSFKG